A segment of the Ramlibacter agri genome:
TTCGGCGGCGAGGACTGACGGCGCCGCATGCCCAGCCTCGAAGACCTCGACCGCACCGACCGCCGCATCCTGCAGCAGCTGCAGGAGGACGGCCGCATCTCCAACCTGAAGCTCGCCGAGGCGGTGGCGCTGTCACCCACGGCGGTGCTGGCGCGCGTGCAGCGGCTCACGCGCGACGGCTACATCCAGGGCTACGAAGCGCGGCTCGATCCCAAGCTGTTGGGCGCCGGCATGCTGGTGTTCGTGGAAGTGCTGCTCGATCGCACCACGCCCAACGTGTTCGACCAGTTCCGCGCCGCCGTGCAGGTGCATCCCGAGATCCTGGAATGCCACATGGTCGCGGGCGGCTTCGACTACCTGCTGAAGACGCGCGTGGCCGACATGGAGGCCTACCGCAATTTCGCCGGCACGGTGCTGTGGCAGCTGCCCGGCGTGCGCGAGACGCGCACCTATGCGGTGATGGAGGAGGTGAAGAACTCCACGCGCATTCCGATCCCGGGGGCTTGAGGGTTTACGGCTTCTTCTTCTTTTCCGACTTGTCCTTCGGCGGCAGGCCGGCCTTGCGGCGGATGTCGCGCAGCACGTGCTTGAAGATGTCCTTCACCCCCTCGCCGGAGCGCTGGCCGGGCAGGCGAGACTCCTGCCAACCCGACCCGGTGGAGTCCCCCGGGGGTTCCGGCTTCTTGTCTGTAGCCATGTGCGCGCTCCTCTGTACCGCACCAGTGTCGCACCGCTCCCCGGGAAATATGTAGGACTTTCGTGCAGCACCGTGCGGCCGCCGGGGCCATGCGGCCGTAGGAGCCGCGGCGGTGCACACTAGGCGCATGTCCAGACGATTGATCGCGGTCCTGTTGCTGGCGCTGGCCGGCTGCGCCAGCCTGCCGCCGCCCCCGCGCGAGCCGTCGCCCTGCGAGCTGGAGGGCGAGGCCTCCTACGCCTGCCAGGTCCAGCGCTACCAGGACGTCGACGCGAACTAGGGCCTCAGGCCCCCAGCCAGGACTGCCCGCAAACGCGCAGCACCTGTCCGTTGCAGCCCCGGGCTTCGGGGCGCGCAAGGAAGGCGATGGCCTCGGCCACGTCCGCGGGCCGGCCGCCCTGGCGCAGCGAATTCAGCCGCCGCCCGACCGTGCGCACCATGAAGGGAATGGCGTGCGTCATCGCGGTCTCGATGAAGCCGGGCGCGACGGCATTCACCGTGCTTCCGCGGGCCGCCAGCTGCTGGCCACGCGCGGCAACGTAGCCGACCAGCCCCGCCTTGCTGGCCGCGTAATTGGCCTGGCCGGCATTGCCGGCGATGCCGCTGATGGAGGCCAGGCAGATCTCGCGGGCGGCGGCGTTCAGCGCGCCG
Coding sequences within it:
- a CDS encoding Lrp/AsnC ligand binding domain-containing protein, with the translated sequence MPSLEDLDRTDRRILQQLQEDGRISNLKLAEAVALSPTAVLARVQRLTRDGYIQGYEARLDPKLLGAGMLVFVEVLLDRTTPNVFDQFRAAVQVHPEILECHMVAGGFDYLLKTRVADMEAYRNFAGTVLWQLPGVRETRTYAVMEEVKNSTRIPIPGA